From a single Tindallia magadiensis genomic region:
- a CDS encoding adenylate kinase, with translation MRIILLGPPNAGKGTQAKKMVNDLGIPQISTGDIFRKNIKEGTPLGVKAKNYLDEGLLVPDELVVEIVKDRLDQEDCKNGFLLDGFPRTVVQAEALDNYLDSHGLNLDVVLNIHVEKDVLIERAVGRRVCKNCGATYHIAFQPVKEAGICDACGGEVAQRDDDKKETAEKRIKVYFDETEPLIEYYKLKDLLKTIDGEKAIETVSHSIMMAVKEISQ, from the coding sequence ATGAGAATAATCTTGCTTGGACCACCTAATGCAGGAAAAGGAACACAGGCAAAAAAAATGGTGAACGACCTTGGAATTCCTCAAATCTCGACAGGTGATATTTTTAGAAAAAATATTAAAGAGGGTACGCCCCTTGGAGTAAAAGCGAAAAATTACTTGGACGAAGGGCTTTTAGTACCGGATGAGCTGGTTGTTGAGATTGTTAAAGATCGTTTAGACCAAGAAGATTGCAAGAACGGATTTTTACTAGATGGTTTTCCAAGGACAGTTGTTCAGGCTGAAGCGCTGGACAACTATCTGGACAGCCACGGTTTGAATTTAGACGTAGTCTTGAATATACATGTTGAAAAAGACGTTTTAATTGAAAGAGCAGTTGGCCGGCGGGTATGCAAAAATTGTGGGGCAACCTATCACATTGCTTTTCAGCCGGTGAAGGAAGCCGGCATCTGTGACGCATGTGGCGGTGAAGTTGCCCAAAGAGACGATGACAAAAAAGAGACCGCTGAAAAAAGGATTAAAGTATATTTCGATGAAACAGAACCATTGATTGAATACTATAAATTGAAAGACTTGTTAAAGACAATTGATGGTGAGAAAGCTATCGAAACCGTTAGTCATAGTATCATGATGGCAGTAAAGGAAATTTCCCAATGA
- the map gene encoding type I methionyl aminopeptidase encodes MIFTRSEQELMRMRRAGVIVGEVHELMKQHVRPGITTRELDEIAENHIRKCGAEPAFKGYGGFPASICSSINHQVVHGIPGNVKLADGDIISIDTGAQLEGYFSDAAKTYPVGNVSSDAQNLIDVTRQSFYEGLKYVREGCRLSDISHAIQTYAESHGFSVVRNYVGHGIGTAMHEEPQIPNFGSPGKGPRLRKGMVLAIEPMINAGSYNVHVLSDGWTVVTDDGSLSAHYEHTVAVTENLPEILTGC; translated from the coding sequence ATGATTTTTACACGTTCTGAACAAGAGTTAATGCGAATGAGACGAGCAGGCGTCATTGTGGGTGAAGTCCACGAATTAATGAAACAACATGTGAGACCGGGGATCACTACCAGGGAATTGGATGAAATAGCTGAGAATCATATCAGGAAATGTGGAGCCGAGCCAGCCTTTAAGGGGTATGGTGGTTTTCCGGCATCTATCTGTAGCTCCATCAATCATCAGGTAGTCCATGGAATACCGGGAAATGTTAAACTGGCAGACGGTGATATCATAAGTATCGATACCGGTGCTCAGCTGGAAGGTTACTTTTCTGACGCAGCTAAAACCTACCCTGTTGGTAACGTAAGCTCCGATGCTCAAAACCTCATTGACGTAACACGGCAAAGTTTCTATGAAGGACTAAAGTATGTACGAGAAGGTTGTCGATTGTCAGACATTTCCCATGCAATACAAACCTATGCTGAAAGCCACGGTTTTTCAGTCGTTAGAAATTATGTAGGTCATGGTATTGGAACGGCTATGCATGAAGAACCTCAGATACCAAACTTTGGATCACCGGGTAAAGGACCCAGGCTGAGAAAAGGCATGGTGTTGGCAATAGAACCGATGATCAACGCCGGTAGTTACAACGTACATGTCTTGTCTGATGGATGGACGGTTGTAACCGATGACGGTTCACTATCAGCTCATTATGAGCATACTGTGGCCGTAACGGAAAATTTGCCGGAAATTTTAACAGGTTGTTGA
- a CDS encoding KOW domain-containing RNA-binding protein, which yields MKQQQVRVGQVVQSKKGRDHGRYFVIIDVLDLDYVLLVDGKLRRLDKPKKKKVKHFRVSNHISEEIKCRVESDSKLSNALVRKEIEKLIGNETE from the coding sequence GTGAAACAGCAGCAAGTAAGAGTGGGGCAAGTAGTGCAGTCTAAAAAGGGTCGCGATCACGGAAGATATTTTGTCATCATTGATGTTTTGGATCTCGATTACGTATTGCTTGTTGATGGAAAACTTAGAAGACTTGATAAGCCTAAGAAAAAAAAGGTGAAACATTTTAGGGTCAGCAACCATATCTCGGAAGAAATTAAATGCAGAGTCGAGTCTGACAGCAAATTAAGTAATGCTTTAGTGAGAAAAGAAATAGAAAAGTTAATCGGCAATGAGACAGAGTAA
- the infA gene encoding translation initiation factor IF-1 — MSKKDVIEVEGTVKEALPNAMFVVQLENGHEILAHISGKLRMHFIRILPGDQVTVELSPYDLKRGRITWRKK; from the coding sequence ATGTCAAAAAAAGACGTTATTGAAGTGGAAGGCACTGTTAAGGAAGCCTTACCAAATGCGATGTTTGTTGTACAGTTAGAAAATGGACATGAGATTTTAGCTCATATTTCTGGCAAACTGAGAATGCACTTTATCAGAATATTACCGGGGGACCAAGTGACAGTGGAACTGTCTCCCTACGACCTAAAACGTGGACGAATCACCTGGCGTAAAAAATAA
- the rpmJ gene encoding 50S ribosomal protein L36, translating into MKVRASVKPMCEKCQVIRRSGKVMVICQNTKHKQKQG; encoded by the coding sequence TTGAAAGTACGAGCTTCCGTAAAACCAATGTGCGAAAAATGTCAGGTGATCCGAAGAAGCGGTAAAGTGATGGTCATCTGCCAAAACACAAAACACAAGCAAAAGCAAGGATAA
- the rpsM gene encoding 30S ribosomal protein S13, with product MARIAGVDLPRDKRVEVGLTYIFGIGRTKSNEILANTGINPDTRIKDLTEEEINSLRKKIDADYTVEGDLRREVSLNIKRLKEIRCYRGIRHIKGLPLHGQKTKTNARTCKGPKRTVGRKKK from the coding sequence ATGGCAAGAATTGCTGGTGTGGATTTACCCAGAGATAAACGCGTTGAAGTGGGACTAACCTATATTTTTGGTATAGGAAGAACAAAGTCAAATGAAATTTTGGCAAATACTGGTATCAATCCTGACACAAGAATAAAAGATTTAACAGAAGAAGAAATTAACTCTTTGAGAAAAAAAATTGATGCTGACTATACAGTTGAAGGTGATCTTCGGAGAGAAGTATCACTAAATATTAAAAGACTGAAAGAAATTCGTTGCTATCGAGGAATTAGACATATTAAAGGACTTCCACTACATGGTCAAAAAACAAAAACCAATGCAAGAACATGTAAAGGTCCGAAGAGAACCGTTGGACGCAAGAAAAAATAG
- the rpsK gene encoding 30S ribosomal protein S11 gives MAKAVRKKTSRRRKEKKNIERGQAHIQSTFNNSIITLTDTSGNTLAWASSGQLGFKGSRKSTPYAAQMAAEAAAKTAMEHGLKTVEVFVRGPGSGREAAIRSLQAAGLEVSMIKDETPIPHNGCRPPKRRRV, from the coding sequence ATGGCGAAAGCAGTTAGAAAAAAGACTTCAAGAAGAAGAAAAGAAAAGAAGAATATAGAACGTGGTCAGGCTCATATCCAGTCCACTTTTAATAATTCAATTATCACGCTTACAGATACTAGTGGTAATACTTTAGCTTGGGCTAGTTCTGGGCAGCTTGGATTTAAAGGTTCCAGAAAGTCAACTCCTTATGCAGCGCAAATGGCAGCTGAAGCGGCTGCAAAAACAGCTATGGAGCATGGCTTGAAAACAGTAGAAGTATTTGTTCGTGGACCGGGTTCAGGTAGAGAAGCAGCAATTCGATCCTTACAAGCAGCTGGTCTGGAAGTAAGTATGATTAAGGACGAAACTCCCATTCCGCATAATGGTTGTCGTCCACCGAAAAGAAGACGTGTATAG
- the rpsD gene encoding 30S ribosomal protein S4: protein MARYTAAVCRLCRREGMKLYLKGDRCYTDKCAINKRNMAPGQHGTSRKKLSNYGIQLREKQKAKRFYGVLETQFRNYFEMADHQKGITGENLLRILESRLDNVVYRMGLAASRAQARQLVVHGHFMVNGRKVDIPSYLVKVGDEIIVSERSKGLPKFKAQIEEAKGNAPEWLSVDVENLRGKVVSMPSREDIDLPISENLIVELYSK from the coding sequence ATGGCAAGATATACAGCAGCGGTATGCAGATTATGCCGCAGAGAAGGTATGAAATTATATTTAAAAGGCGATCGATGCTATACAGATAAATGTGCGATCAATAAACGCAACATGGCTCCGGGTCAACATGGTACTAGCCGTAAAAAACTATCGAACTACGGAATTCAGCTTAGAGAAAAGCAAAAGGCGAAAAGATTTTACGGAGTACTGGAAACTCAATTCCGAAATTATTTTGAAATGGCAGATCATCAAAAGGGAATTACTGGTGAAAATCTGCTAAGAATTCTTGAGTCAAGGTTAGATAATGTAGTATATCGTATGGGTCTTGCAGCTTCAAGAGCTCAGGCGAGACAATTAGTAGTCCATGGTCATTTTATGGTTAATGGAAGAAAAGTTGATATACCGTCTTACCTTGTAAAAGTCGGTGATGAAATTATTGTTTCAGAAAGATCCAAAGGCCTTCCTAAATTCAAGGCACAGATTGAAGAAGCAAAAGGAAACGCTCCGGAATGGTTATCAGTAGATGTTGAAAACCTTCGCGGAAAAGTGGTTTCTATGCCAAGTCGAGAAGATATTGACCTGCCTATTTCAGAAAACCTTATTGTGGAGCTTTACTCCAAATAA
- a CDS encoding DNA-directed RNA polymerase subunit alpha has protein sequence MIEMEKPKIEMLEMDENQKYGKFVIEPLERGYGTTLGNSMRRIMLSSLPGAAVTSVHIEGILHEYDNVEGVKEDVTEIILNIKDLSIKVHGNEEKTLRIEAEGEGTINAGDIIADADVEILNPEMHIATLSEGARLNMEMNVSQGRGYVTAENNKTPGMPIGVIPVDSIFTPVKKVSYTVSNTRVGQMTDYDKLVIEVHTNGSITPEESLSLSAKVMTEHLNLFINLTDHVNDVEIMVQKEDDEKEKVLEMTIEELDLSVRSYNCLKRAGINTVEELAEKNEEEMMKVRNLGKKSLEEVQKKLIALGLSLRDKEEV, from the coding sequence ATGATCGAAATGGAAAAACCGAAAATAGAAATGCTGGAAATGGATGAGAATCAGAAATATGGCAAGTTTGTCATTGAGCCACTGGAAAGAGGATATGGTACTACTTTGGGTAACTCCATGAGAAGAATTATGTTATCTTCACTTCCTGGTGCAGCTGTCACCTCTGTTCATATTGAAGGAATTCTTCATGAGTATGACAATGTAGAAGGTGTTAAAGAAGATGTAACAGAAATTATTCTGAATATCAAAGACCTATCTATTAAAGTGCATGGGAACGAGGAAAAAACCCTCCGCATTGAAGCAGAAGGTGAAGGCACCATTAATGCTGGTGATATCATAGCTGATGCAGATGTTGAAATTCTAAACCCTGAGATGCATATTGCTACTCTTTCAGAAGGTGCACGATTAAACATGGAAATGAATGTATCTCAAGGCAGGGGTTATGTGACGGCAGAAAATAATAAAACTCCGGGAATGCCGATTGGCGTTATACCGGTTGACTCTATATTTACCCCGGTAAAAAAAGTAAGTTATACGGTAAGTAATACTCGTGTTGGGCAGATGACGGATTATGATAAGTTAGTGATTGAAGTTCACACTAATGGTAGTATAACACCGGAAGAATCGCTTTCGCTTTCAGCTAAAGTAATGACAGAACATCTAAATCTTTTTATTAATTTGACAGATCATGTAAATGATGTGGAGATAATGGTGCAGAAAGAGGATGATGAAAAAGAGAAAGTCCTTGAAATGACCATTGAAGAACTCGACTTATCTGTTCGTTCATACAATTGCTTAAAACGTGCCGGGATTAATACAGTAGAGGAATTGGCTGAAAAGAACGAAGAAGAAATGATGAAAGTTCGCAATCTAGGAAAAAAATCGCTGGAAGAAGTACAGAAAAAACTGATAGCGCTTGGATTGTCATTAAGAGATAAAGAAGAAGTATAA
- the rplQ gene encoding 50S ribosomal protein L17, giving the protein MATYRKLGRNSGHRDLMLRNLVTSLLKHGKIQTSITRAKETRRLAEKMITLGKKGDLHARRKALAYITEETVVKSLFDDIAPKYQERNGGYTRILKLGNRKGDGTEMVMIELV; this is encoded by the coding sequence ATGGCAACATACAGAAAACTTGGAAGAAATAGTGGACACCGGGACTTAATGCTAAGAAACCTGGTTACAAGTTTGCTTAAACATGGTAAAATACAAACCAGTATCACAAGAGCAAAAGAAACAAGAAGATTAGCAGAAAAAATGATTACTCTTGGAAAAAAAGGGGATCTTCACGCTCGTAGAAAAGCATTAGCCTATATAACAGAAGAAACGGTCGTAAAATCACTTTTCGATGACATAGCACCAAAATACCAGGAAAGAAACGGTGGTTATACCCGCATCCTGAAGCTTGGTAATAGAAAAGGTGACGGAACTGAAATGGTAATGATTGAACTGGTTTAA
- a CDS encoding energy-coupling factor transporter ATPase: MKNELMINVEGVTFFYKGQDTQLLALDHIDLSVSEGEHIVIIGHNGSGKSTLAKQLNALLLPDQGKVMIKAMDTQDESQLWKIRQTAGMVFQNPDNQIVATIVEEDVAFGPENLGVDPIDIRKRVDESLKAVDMANFAAKAPHLLSGGQKQRIAIAGVIAMKPDCIIFDEPTAMLDPSGRKEVINTMKKLNREEGITIIHITHFMEEAVDAGRIIVMEEGKRVMEGRPKEIFAQVDKLKMLGLDVPQMTELAHELSKSGIDVDENILTVEEMVETLCQLKLKT; encoded by the coding sequence ATGAAAAATGAGCTTATGATTAATGTGGAAGGTGTAACGTTTTTTTATAAAGGACAAGACACGCAGTTGTTAGCCTTAGATCATATCGATCTATCTGTTTCTGAGGGAGAGCATATCGTTATCATAGGACATAATGGCTCAGGAAAATCAACTCTGGCAAAACAGTTGAATGCACTTTTACTGCCAGATCAAGGAAAAGTAATGATTAAAGCCATGGATACACAGGATGAAAGCCAACTGTGGAAAATAAGACAAACAGCAGGAATGGTTTTTCAAAATCCGGACAACCAAATTGTTGCGACGATTGTTGAAGAGGACGTTGCTTTTGGTCCTGAAAATCTAGGGGTGGATCCAATAGACATTAGAAAAAGAGTTGATGAATCCTTAAAGGCTGTAGATATGGCAAATTTTGCTGCAAAAGCTCCCCATCTACTTTCAGGTGGGCAAAAACAACGTATCGCCATTGCAGGGGTTATTGCGATGAAACCAGATTGCATTATTTTTGATGAGCCTACAGCTATGTTAGACCCTTCTGGTCGGAAAGAAGTTATTAACACAATGAAAAAACTTAACCGAGAAGAAGGAATTACCATTATTCACATCACTCACTTTATGGAAGAAGCTGTTGATGCTGGAAGAATTATTGTCATGGAAGAAGGTAAACGAGTGATGGAAGGGAGACCTAAAGAGATATTTGCACAGGTCGATAAACTGAAAATGTTAGGTCTTGATGTTCCACAGATGACTGAATTAGCCCATGAACTATCTAAATCAGGGATTGATGTGGATGAAAATATATTGACTGTTGAAGAGATGGTGGAGACATTATGTCAATTAAAATTAAAAACTTAA
- a CDS encoding energy-coupling factor transporter ATPase, whose translation MSIKIKNLNHIYNPGSPFQANALSNINLEIKKGEFVGLIGHTGSGKSTLVQHLNGLLRPTSGNIWIDDQDITASGVKMKDIRKKVGLVFQYPEHQLFEETVYKDIAFGPMNLGLASEEINDRVKEAMALVNLSFEDLKDRSPFDLSGGQRRRVAVAGVLAMKPEILILDEPTASLDPRGRDEILDQIQLLHQEYQQTVILVSHSMEDVGRLVDRIIVMDKGEVALTGKPGDIFAQSEKLEKMSLGVPQISMLMKRLNQKGYQLPEELFTVEDAKTAILKWLRGNNHA comes from the coding sequence ATGTCAATTAAAATTAAAAACTTAAATCATATCTATAACCCAGGAAGTCCATTTCAGGCGAATGCACTATCGAATATCAACCTGGAAATCAAAAAAGGCGAGTTTGTTGGCTTGATAGGCCACACTGGGTCTGGAAAATCTACGTTAGTACAACACTTAAATGGACTTTTAAGGCCTACTTCTGGAAATATCTGGATTGATGACCAGGACATTACAGCTTCTGGAGTAAAAATGAAAGATATTAGAAAAAAAGTAGGATTAGTATTTCAGTATCCTGAACATCAATTGTTTGAAGAGACTGTATATAAAGACATTGCCTTTGGACCGATGAATCTTGGATTAGCAAGTGAAGAAATAAATGATCGAGTGAAGGAGGCAATGGCATTAGTCAATCTGTCTTTTGAAGACTTGAAAGACAGATCTCCCTTTGATTTAAGTGGTGGTCAGCGAAGAAGAGTGGCTGTTGCAGGAGTTTTGGCCATGAAACCAGAAATACTAATATTAGATGAACCTACAGCTAGCTTAGATCCCAGAGGGAGAGACGAAATTCTGGATCAGATACAGTTACTTCATCAAGAGTATCAACAAACAGTTATTCTTGTTTCTCATAGCATGGAAGATGTTGGACGTTTAGTGGACAGAATTATTGTAATGGACAAAGGGGAGGTTGCACTCACCGGGAAGCCTGGAGATATCTTTGCTCAATCGGAGAAGTTAGAAAAGATGAGTCTCGGAGTGCCACAAATTTCAATGTTGATGAAAAGATTGAATCAAAAGGGATATCAGTTACCAGAAGAACTGTTTACGGTAGAAGATGCAAAAACGGCTATTTTGAAGTGGTTAAGGGGAAATAATCATGCTTAA
- a CDS encoding energy-coupling factor transporter transmembrane component T family protein, producing MLKDITIGQHYPTGSVIHQLDPRTKIIGTFAFMAGLFLIQSFSAYIAVILLLGTVILTSQIPFKYVLKGLKPLMVLIFVTFFINLFMTRGESILGIGPLTITREGLNQGVFMAMRLIFLIVGTSLLTLTTSPITLTDGIEHLLNPLRRIGVPAHELAMMMTIALRFIPTLLEETDKIMKAQIARGADFESGNLMNRAKSLVPLLVPLFISSFRRADDLAMAMEARCYRGGENRTRLKALSWKKRDALALMVIGGYFLLMLLLRYLG from the coding sequence ATGCTTAAGGACATTACAATAGGACAGCACTACCCAACAGGATCTGTTATACATCAATTAGATCCAAGAACGAAAATAATCGGAACCTTTGCCTTTATGGCAGGGTTATTTCTAATACAATCATTCTCAGCCTATATAGCGGTTATTTTGCTTCTTGGAACCGTTATTTTAACATCGCAAATACCTTTCAAATATGTTCTAAAAGGATTAAAACCATTGATGGTACTTATTTTTGTGACTTTTTTTATTAATCTTTTTATGACAAGAGGAGAAAGTATCCTAGGAATAGGTCCACTAACCATCACAAGAGAAGGACTAAACCAAGGGGTTTTTATGGCTATGCGGTTAATTTTCCTTATTGTTGGCACATCTTTGTTAACTTTAACCACTTCGCCAATAACCTTAACAGATGGAATTGAACACCTACTAAATCCACTGAGGAGGATAGGTGTTCCCGCTCATGAACTAGCGATGATGATGACAATTGCGTTACGGTTTATACCAACTCTCCTGGAAGAAACAGACAAGATCATGAAAGCTCAAATAGCTCGAGGTGCCGATTTTGAAAGCGGCAATTTGATGAACCGGGCAAAAAGCTTGGTACCTTTATTAGTACCCTTGTTTATTAGTTCTTTTCGGCGAGCGGATGATTTAGCGATGGCGATGGAAGCTAGATGTTATAGGGGCGGAGAAAACCGTACTCGTCTAAAAGCTCTAAGTTGGAAAAAAAGAGATGCGTTAGCGCTAATGGTAATAGGAGGATATTTTTTACTAATGCTTTTATTGCGTTATCTGGGATAG
- the truA gene encoding tRNA pseudouridine(38-40) synthase TruA, which produces MRNLKITIEYDGTNYCGWQIQKNGNSIQSEISNALNTLTGQNVTINGAGRTDAKVHALGQTANFYINCSIPTEKFSAALNSKLPKDIVVTKTVEVPKNFHARFSAIGKQYEYKIYNHSCRSAIKHNYVWHFPSNLDIDRMKDALQSVVGTHDFSQFMASGSDVKDTVRTITRAEIRRNAEEKEISVIFEGDGFLYKMVRMLVAAIIKIGVYKSSKEELEARLFSQQYCQNKWTAPPEGLFLNKVYYDKKDMHC; this is translated from the coding sequence GTGAGGAATCTAAAAATAACAATCGAGTATGATGGCACTAATTATTGCGGATGGCAAATCCAGAAAAATGGCAATAGTATTCAATCGGAGATTAGCAATGCCCTCAACACTTTAACGGGCCAGAATGTGACCATAAATGGAGCCGGTAGAACGGATGCAAAAGTCCATGCTTTAGGACAGACTGCAAATTTTTATATTAATTGCAGCATACCTACAGAAAAGTTTTCAGCCGCCTTAAACAGCAAACTACCAAAGGACATTGTTGTAACCAAAACAGTTGAAGTGCCAAAAAATTTTCATGCGAGGTTTAGTGCTATTGGCAAGCAGTATGAGTATAAAATTTACAACCATTCCTGTCGAAGCGCTATTAAGCATAACTATGTATGGCATTTTCCATCAAATCTAGATATTGATCGGATGAAAGATGCATTACAATCTGTGGTGGGCACTCATGACTTTTCTCAATTTATGGCAAGTGGAAGTGATGTGAAAGATACAGTACGCACCATTACACGTGCTGAAATACGTAGGAATGCAGAAGAAAAAGAAATATCTGTTATTTTTGAAGGTGACGGTTTTTTGTATAAGATGGTGCGCATGTTAGTGGCAGCAATCATAAAAATTGGAGTTTATAAGTCATCAAAAGAAGAGCTGGAAGCTAGGCTTTTCTCACAACAGTACTGTCAAAATAAATGGACAGCACCACCGGAAGGACTGTTTCTCAATAAGGTGTATTATGATAAAAAAGATATGCATTGTTGA
- the rplM gene encoding 50S ribosomal protein L13, with the protein MKSYMAKPKEVERKWYVVDAEGKTLGRLSTQIAMVLMGKHKPEYTSHIDTGDYVVVINAEKVTLTGKKLDQKFHVRHTGYPGGQRKVSLRNVLDKHPERVIEHSVKGMLPKNRLGRQMYKKLKVYAGSEHAHQAQQPEALEV; encoded by the coding sequence ATGAAATCATATATGGCTAAGCCAAAAGAGGTTGAGCGCAAATGGTATGTCGTAGATGCTGAAGGCAAAACGCTTGGTCGTCTTTCAACACAAATTGCTATGGTTTTGATGGGAAAGCATAAACCGGAGTATACTAGTCACATTGATACAGGCGATTACGTTGTCGTAATAAATGCTGAAAAGGTAACATTGACCGGTAAAAAACTGGATCAGAAATTCCACGTTCGACACACAGGCTACCCAGGTGGTCAAAGAAAAGTATCATTGAGAAACGTACTTGACAAGCATCCTGAACGAGTAATAGAGCATTCTGTGAAGGGAATGCTTCCTAAAAACCGATTAGGTCGTCAAATGTATAAAAAGCTTAAAGTTTATGCCGGCAGTGAGCATGCACATCAGGCTCAGCAACCTGAAGCCTTGGAAGTGTAG
- the rpsI gene encoding 30S ribosomal protein S9 — translation MSNVVYWGTGRRKTSVARVRLVPGDGRIIINDKDINEYLNYETLREQVRSPLEKTNTLNKYDVLARVHGGGFTGQSGALRHGIARALVKADGELKDTLKKAGYLTRDARMVERKKYGLKKARRAPQFSKR, via the coding sequence ATGAGTAATGTAGTCTATTGGGGAACCGGACGACGAAAGACATCTGTTGCACGAGTTCGATTAGTACCTGGCGATGGTAGAATTATTATTAATGATAAAGATATCAATGAATATCTAAACTACGAAACGTTAAGAGAGCAAGTTAGAAGCCCACTTGAAAAAACAAACACGCTTAATAAGTACGATGTATTGGCTAGAGTTCATGGTGGCGGTTTTACAGGCCAATCTGGTGCGCTAAGACACGGAATTGCCCGTGCTCTTGTAAAAGCTGATGGTGAATTGAAAGATACGCTAAAAAAAGCAGGATATCTTACAAGAGATGCTCGTATGGTTGAGCGGAAAAAATACGGTCTTAAAAAAGCTCGTAGAGCTCCACAGTTTTCGAAAAGATAA
- the cobO gene encoding cob(I)yrinic acid a,c-diamide adenosyltransferase, whose protein sequence is MPEKGYVQVYTGNGKGKTTAALGLSLRAVCSGKKVYIGQFIKGMAYSEMKAPSLLEGITIEQYGRDCFIKNDPTEEDVLIAKKGLDTAREIIRNKTYDVVVLDELNVALYYKLISIDEVLDLIAAKPASTELIITGRYAPDELLEVADLVTEMKEVKHYYQQGVKARKGIEN, encoded by the coding sequence ATGCCTGAGAAAGGATATGTTCAAGTTTACACTGGCAATGGCAAAGGAAAAACTACAGCAGCTCTGGGTCTTTCTTTGAGAGCCGTATGCAGTGGTAAAAAAGTATATATCGGACAGTTTATCAAAGGAATGGCTTACAGCGAAATGAAAGCCCCTTCTTTATTAGAAGGTATCACCATTGAACAATATGGGCGCGATTGCTTTATTAAAAACGATCCAACGGAAGAAGATGTTCTCATTGCAAAAAAAGGATTAGACACAGCACGAGAAATAATTCGCAACAAAACATACGATGTCGTAGTTTTAGACGAACTTAATGTTGCTCTGTATTATAAGCTTATCTCCATCGATGAGGTGCTTGATCTTATTGCTGCCAAGCCAGCTTCAACAGAACTGATTATAACCGGTCGATATGCTCCTGACGAGTTATTAGAGGTTGCTGATCTGGTGACAGAAATGAAAGAGGTAAAGCACTATTATCAACAAGGTGTGAAAGCTCGTAAAGGTATTGAAAATTAA
- a CDS encoding class I SAM-dependent methyltransferase, with the protein MEYTGERVIPEYMSPKNGILREHIARYLFASKYCFGQILDLGCGVGYGTEILLDSDDENKIDHITGVDIDLDSIQYAKDMYGYLRSTFQVGDAREANFTQNLKTYDHIICYEMIEHLREDIQVIENISKMLKPQGKLFISTPFGQGKGKPCSSPYHVHQYLESEFRELLEPYFRIDMHYQRDETIERPVAGKKYYLMIAVCEHKGF; encoded by the coding sequence GTGGAATATACGGGAGAACGAGTAATACCGGAGTATATGAGCCCTAAAAATGGAATATTAAGGGAACATATCGCAAGATATCTGTTTGCTTCAAAATATTGTTTTGGTCAAATACTTGATTTAGGCTGTGGCGTAGGGTACGGTACAGAAATATTACTTGATTCAGATGATGAAAATAAAATTGATCATATCACAGGGGTAGATATTGATTTAGATAGTATTCAATATGCCAAGGATATGTACGGTTATTTGAGGAGTACATTTCAGGTTGGTGATGCAAGAGAAGCAAATTTCACCCAAAACCTTAAAACATATGATCACATCATTTGTTATGAAATGATTGAACATTTGAGGGAAGACATCCAGGTGATAGAAAATATTTCTAAAATGTTAAAACCTCAAGGAAAACTTTTTATCTCAACACCTTTTGGTCAAGGAAAAGGAAAACCATGTTCTTCGCCTTATCATGTTCATCAATACCTTGAATCAGAGTTCAGGGAACTATTGGAACCATACTTTCGTATAGATATGCACTACCAAAGAGACGAAACGATTGAAAGACCAGTAGCGGGAAAAAAGTATTATTTAATGATAGCGGTTTGCGAACACAAAGGCTTCTAA